The DNA sequence ACATTTTAAACATTGTCTCTTaaaaaaagttgtattttttgaTGTCGACAGGAAATATAAATTGTTCTACCGCTCTGGCTAGTCTAGCTATAACGTCAGTTGCTAATGGTTTACCACAAACTACTCATCTTTGCACTAGTTGTTGGACATTTGATTCACCGTTTATTCTGGCATAAGCCTGAAGAAACAAACTAATACATAACTTGGTTAGTTAAATCAATTAAACCCTGTTGGTGACCATGTTTGAATCGGGTGTTTTAGTGCTAGGCTGGAACAAAATCCTGCACAACCCTTTGGGTCTTTCAGGATTGTAGAACACACTGACCTATCATCCATCTTATTTTGAACAGGTTGACCATGCAGCTGTTTGTGCGTGCTCAGACTCTCCACACCTTTCAGGTGTCTGGGTTAGATACTGTCGCTGACATCAAGGTAAAGTATAGCACTACTGAGCTTTCGTCTACCAACTTTTTTGGTTTAAAAGTTCATCGATGACCATGAAAATTTAACCACATTCAGCTCTTTGTTCTTGTCCCTTCTCCACAAGGCTCATATTGAGGCGTTGGAGGGACTCTCCTGTGATGACCAGGTGGTTTTTCTGTGCGGGGAACCCCTGCAGGATGATGCTGTGATTGGCCAATCGGCACTGGAGTTCAGCACTCTTGAGGTTACCCCCCGACTGTTGGGAGGTAAGTGATCAATAATCAACATTCTTGAGCGTTATTGTAAATATGTGAAATTATTACGGTCTTTGTTTCTGTACCATTATTTGGTGGGGCTTGCTTGGATTCATTTCCATTTCCTATCCCAGGCAAAGTCCATGGCTCCTTGGCCCGAGCGGGGAAAGTCAGGGGACAGACTCCCAAGGTGGGCGTTGTGTGTTTAATAGAAATTAAATTCATGTGGCATATTCAACATGACTTGCTCTTCTGGCAAGTTTGCTTAGTCTCTAGTGTGCACGTCAAGAGACCACACCTCTAACTATGTTTATTACCATTCTCACAGGTGGATAAgcaagagaagaagaaaaagaagactGGTAGGGCTAAAAGGAGGATCCAGTATAATCGGCGCTTTGTGAATGTGGTACCAACATTTGGCAAGAAGAAGGGACCCAATGCCAACTCATAAAACTATTTTCCCAAAGCCTTGTTTCTGCTGTCTCATCACAGTTCAACATTGACATGACCATGCATGCAGTGTGAGCAATGGACTGGGAGCAATATCTGTCATTTATAATTACATTTGTCACTgggatgaaatacaataaaactCAGTGAGGAAAGAGTGGTACTCTGACCCAATTTGATGGTTCCTTTACAATGGGTGAATTGAACAGTTGTATGATTGGCTGTCTTTCTCATGGTTCAGAAGTAGATGAAATGGACTCAAGAttccaattctgatatttttctcAACTGGTCTTTTGACAAATCTGATATTTTTCAGAGCTTATCTGATGGGAAAGAAATACAATTTTATAGTGAGAATGATCAGAATTGGACTACCAGTCTATATACAGTCATGGTGGCATGAACACAGGGCAGTTCAAGTTGTATTAGTTGTATGTACAGGATACGCATGGTATATCATCCAATGAAATTCTTACTTGCACAA is a window from the Oncorhynchus keta strain PuntledgeMale-10-30-2019 chromosome 6, Oket_V2, whole genome shotgun sequence genome containing:
- the LOC118385103 gene encoding FAU ubiquitin-like and ribosomal protein S30, with protein sequence MKERDILFLDHHTWAGSENTTSQVCAMKCFLFSISRPNTIGEANDYYIARFWLTMQLFVRAQTLHTFQVSGLDTVADIKAHIEALEGLSCDDQVVFLCGEPLQDDAVIGQSALEFSTLEVTPRLLGGKVHGSLARAGKVRGQTPKVDKQEKKKKKTGRAKRRIQYNRRFVNVVPTFGKKKGPNANS